One genomic region from Vibrio sp. SCSIO 43137 encodes:
- a CDS encoding extracellular solute-binding protein yields MKHLWITGMLSAAVSGSALAATEVTWWHAMGGQLGETVNKIATDFNASQNDYKVIPVYKGSYTETLTAGIAAFRASESPNILQVFDAGAATIMNAKGVAKPVQDIMLESGYSFTPSDYLAGVRNFYADSAGKMVGMPFNSSTPVLYFNRDILAEAGVDAPKTYEEMEVVAKILKEKGYAAFSQSHTPWIFFENFKSRHNQQLADKNNGYDAPATKVMYSTNNLQMHFTKMKEWADKGYYKYYGKDWSANQTPFERKEVAMWIGSSGSFGGLRDRVDFKLGTTFLPYWKSVDKNAGVTFIGGAALFALSGHNKAEDKGVAAFFNYLTSPEVQMNWHKTTGYVPVTNAAYELTKKSGYYNESPDAEVGVKQLSLSGGEWTKGYRLGFYPQIREVMFRETDKIFAGESEVKPSLKKIDAEAQQLLKRFARTVK; encoded by the coding sequence ATGAAACACTTATGGATTACCGGCATGCTTTCAGCGGCTGTATCTGGATCAGCTCTGGCGGCAACAGAAGTAACATGGTGGCATGCAATGGGTGGTCAGCTTGGTGAAACCGTTAATAAAATCGCGACTGACTTCAACGCATCTCAGAATGATTACAAGGTTATTCCTGTTTATAAGGGATCTTACACAGAGACTCTCACTGCCGGTATCGCCGCTTTCCGAGCAAGTGAATCACCAAACATTCTTCAGGTGTTTGATGCTGGTGCGGCTACGATTATGAATGCAAAAGGGGTTGCTAAGCCTGTTCAGGATATTATGCTTGAATCCGGCTACAGCTTTACCCCATCAGACTACCTTGCCGGTGTACGTAACTTCTACGCGGATAGTGCAGGAAAAATGGTTGGCATGCCATTTAACAGCTCAACCCCTGTACTTTATTTCAATCGCGATATTCTGGCTGAAGCTGGTGTTGATGCGCCAAAAACCTATGAAGAGATGGAAGTCGTTGCCAAAATCCTGAAAGAAAAGGGTTACGCTGCGTTTTCTCAGTCTCACACTCCATGGATCTTCTTCGAAAACTTTAAGTCCCGCCACAACCAGCAACTGGCTGATAAAAACAACGGATACGATGCGCCGGCGACTAAAGTGATGTACAGCACTAACAACCTGCAAATGCACTTTACCAAGATGAAAGAGTGGGCAGATAAAGGTTACTACAAGTACTACGGTAAAGACTGGTCTGCTAACCAGACCCCGTTTGAGCGTAAAGAGGTAGCAATGTGGATTGGCTCCTCTGGTTCCTTTGGCGGCCTGCGCGACCGTGTTGATTTTAAACTGGGTACTACCTTCCTGCCTTACTGGAAATCTGTCGACAAAAACGCCGGTGTCACCTTTATCGGCGGTGCAGCTCTGTTTGCCCTGTCAGGCCATAACAAAGCAGAAGATAAAGGGGTTGCAGCCTTTTTCAACTATCTGACCAGCCCTGAAGTACAGATGAACTGGCACAAAACCACGGGTTATGTCCCTGTGACCAACGCGGCTTATGAACTGACTAAAAAATCTGGTTACTACAATGAGAGCCCCGATGCAGAAGTTGGTGTTAAACAGCTAAGCCTGTCTGGTGGCGAATGGACAAAAGGTTACCGCCTTGGTTTCTATCCTCAGATTCGTGAGGTGATGTTCCGCGAAACAGACAAGATTTTCGCCGGCGAATCAGAAGTTAAGCCAAGCCTGAAGAAGATCGATGCTGAAGCTCAGCAACTTCTTAAGCGCTTTGCCCGCACAGTTAAATAA
- the uhpC gene encoding MFS transporter family glucose-6-phosphate receptor UhpC produces the protein MFGFFKSGSEQPAIQNKQQVDSTYKQLRYQILFSLYIGYAGYYFTRKSFNYVMPELINDFGLDISDIGFIGTLFYIVYGFSKFFSGFIADNTNPRYFMGVGLIITGVINIFCGLSDSIFVFFSLWILNAVFQGCGFPSCSQLLTTWYSRTERGLWWSIWNTAHNVGNASLSILVGFLTLHYGWREGMIVPGIIGVFIGVYLCLRLKDKPTSLGLPSIGRWRNDQLELSQELYGQGLSYRDIVKKYVFANKYIWLLALSYILIYIVRIGINDWGNLYLTQQHGYNLMTANSILALFEVGGFVGSLVAGKGADSLFHGNRIPMTLLFSIGVFFSVSAFWVIPKEIYILQAGCFFAIGFFVCGPQMLICMAAAECSHKHSPGASTGFISLFAYVGAAIAGYPLALIVENYHWNGFFTVIATASATIGLVLLPFLKAQLLADKSVAMVE, from the coding sequence ATGTTTGGTTTTTTTAAATCCGGGTCTGAGCAACCTGCCATCCAAAATAAACAGCAGGTCGACTCAACTTATAAGCAACTTCGTTATCAGATTTTGTTCAGCTTATACATTGGCTATGCAGGTTATTACTTCACCAGAAAGAGCTTTAACTATGTCATGCCGGAACTGATTAACGATTTTGGACTGGATATATCTGATATTGGCTTTATCGGTACATTGTTTTATATCGTTTATGGTTTTTCTAAGTTCTTCTCCGGCTTTATCGCAGATAACACTAACCCAAGATATTTTATGGGCGTTGGTTTAATCATTACTGGTGTTATCAATATTTTCTGTGGCCTGTCTGATTCAATCTTTGTGTTTTTCTCTCTGTGGATACTGAATGCTGTGTTTCAGGGCTGTGGGTTTCCCAGTTGTTCACAACTGCTAACTACTTGGTATTCAAGAACTGAGCGGGGGCTGTGGTGGTCTATCTGGAATACGGCTCATAATGTAGGGAATGCCTCACTGTCGATATTGGTAGGCTTTTTAACCCTGCACTACGGCTGGCGGGAAGGCATGATTGTTCCCGGAATTATTGGTGTTTTTATCGGGGTTTACCTCTGTTTACGTTTAAAAGACAAACCGACAAGCTTAGGCTTACCCTCTATCGGCAGATGGCGCAATGATCAGCTGGAGTTGAGTCAGGAGTTGTATGGGCAGGGGCTAAGCTACAGGGATATTGTTAAGAAATACGTGTTTGCTAATAAATATATCTGGTTGCTTGCCCTCAGTTACATACTTATCTATATCGTCCGGATAGGAATTAATGACTGGGGAAACCTCTATTTAACGCAGCAACACGGTTACAACTTGATGACGGCAAACTCCATATTAGCTCTGTTTGAAGTGGGTGGCTTTGTTGGATCACTGGTTGCCGGTAAAGGGGCGGATTCACTTTTCCATGGTAACCGCATTCCAATGACACTGCTATTTTCTATCGGTGTATTTTTCTCTGTATCTGCGTTTTGGGTAATACCCAAAGAGATATACATTCTTCAGGCAGGCTGCTTTTTCGCTATCGGTTTTTTCGTCTGTGGCCCACAAATGCTTATTTGCATGGCGGCGGCCGAATGCTCACACAAACATTCGCCCGGGGCATCAACCGGATTTATCAGTCTGTTTGCTTATGTCGGTGCAGCGATTGCAGGCTACCCACTGGCGCTCATCGTTGAAAACTACCACTGGAACGGTTTTTTCACGGTAATAGCAACCGCTTCCGCAACAATAGGACTGGTGTTATTACCATTTTTAAAAGCTCAGCTATTAGCTGATAAATCAGTTGCAATGGTGGAGTAG
- the uhpB gene encoding signal transduction histidine-protein kinase/phosphatase UhpB — MRNSIVVNIYLWFFMTCCLFCLWMLSNHFLNDLALSYLLFPFGLRTGIALHCDKKYWDSIYSAELILIIAVGFLFNPYDFLFLIVASIISIGVIAIAQKHYHGNQWKRLYVIGLVIFVTSSVNGLCYYLYYDSLWLALLSSVAGGLMLVPSCYLVWSYLFQNSWEPLTATLAGKPVNLRKQHILFFLLLFTASIFAQSALPEELSQFAPFCLAIPIILLAYHYGWQGALLATLFNGIAIIATHTGANLSTTDLLLSISAQTLTGVLLGVGIQRQRELNSRLKQELTRNKNLTRKLIKAEEGVRSEVAREIHDEIGQNITAIRIKSSILQRINSDEKESEYARSIEQLSLNIYDTTRGLLERLRPKSLDDLGLKGAVNQLINELEFDSQHIKVSVLFKIEESELNDVFKATLFRITQEALNNIIKYAKASEVKVSFSSQTVDEGSHFCLSIADNGIGFKAEETKRGLGLAGIKERVIALGGEFNICSVQYDYQGRSGTKLTVVLPAN, encoded by the coding sequence ATGCGTAATAGTATTGTTGTTAATATTTATTTATGGTTTTTTATGACATGCTGCCTATTTTGTTTGTGGATGCTGTCTAACCATTTTTTAAATGATCTTGCATTGTCTTATTTATTGTTTCCGTTTGGATTGAGAACCGGTATTGCACTCCATTGTGATAAAAAATACTGGGATTCAATATATTCTGCTGAATTAATACTAATTATTGCAGTAGGTTTTTTGTTTAATCCTTATGACTTTCTGTTCCTTATTGTAGCCAGCATTATAAGTATCGGTGTTATTGCCATTGCACAAAAACACTATCACGGAAACCAATGGAAAAGGCTCTATGTTATTGGTTTGGTTATCTTTGTTACCTCGTCTGTCAACGGGTTATGTTATTACCTTTACTACGATAGTTTATGGCTCGCCCTGCTATCCAGCGTTGCCGGTGGTCTGATGTTAGTGCCTAGTTGCTATCTGGTATGGAGCTACTTGTTTCAGAACTCATGGGAACCGTTAACAGCCACTCTGGCCGGAAAACCGGTTAACTTACGAAAGCAGCATATTCTGTTTTTTTTGCTACTGTTTACCGCCAGTATATTTGCCCAGTCAGCACTTCCAGAAGAGTTAAGTCAGTTTGCACCTTTCTGCCTTGCCATTCCGATAATATTGTTAGCCTACCACTACGGCTGGCAGGGCGCTTTATTAGCTACCTTATTTAATGGTATTGCCATTATAGCCACACATACCGGTGCCAACTTATCAACGACGGATTTATTGCTGTCAATATCGGCTCAGACTCTGACAGGTGTGTTATTAGGGGTTGGGATACAGCGGCAAAGAGAGCTAAACAGCCGGTTAAAACAAGAGTTAACCAGAAATAAAAATTTAACCAGAAAGCTGATAAAGGCTGAAGAAGGAGTACGTAGTGAGGTGGCCCGCGAGATTCATGATGAAATCGGCCAGAATATTACCGCTATACGGATAAAATCCAGCATTCTTCAGCGAATAAACAGCGATGAAAAAGAAAGTGAGTATGCCAGAAGCATAGAGCAACTCTCCCTTAATATTTACGACACCACCCGGGGATTACTGGAACGCCTGAGACCTAAATCTCTTGATGACTTGGGCCTGAAAGGTGCGGTCAATCAATTGATTAATGAGTTGGAGTTTGACTCTCAGCACATCAAGGTTTCTGTTTTATTCAAAATTGAAGAGTCTGAACTTAACGATGTTTTTAAAGCAACGCTGTTTAGAATAACTCAGGAAGCATTAAATAATATTATTAAGTACGCAAAAGCATCTGAGGTAAAAGTTTCTTTTTCAAGTCAAACAGTCGATGAGGGCAGCCATTTCTGCCTGAGTATTGCAGACAATGGTATTGGGTTTAAGGCAGAAGAAACAAAACGTGGCCTCGGACTGGCCGGAATAAAAGAACGGGTTATTGCACTGGGCGGTGAGTTTAATATTTGTTCCGTTCAGTATGACTATCAGGGCCGGTCAGGAACCAAGCTGACTGTTGTGTTACCTGCGAACTGA
- a CDS encoding response regulator, with protein sequence MIKVALIDDHVIVRSGFAQLLSLESDIQVSAEYSSAVEAFDRLKSGDVDICILDISMPDKSGLELLQEVSAYVRCIMLSVHDSATVIDKALKLGAKGFLSKRCSPDEMILAVRTVAKNKQYIPSDLSKKLANSVRSDNFRILTKRELEVGELLAHGLDIKKIAETLGLSPKTVHIHRANAMNKLNVTNNVELAKCFESEWI encoded by the coding sequence ATGATTAAAGTCGCTCTTATTGATGATCATGTTATTGTTCGTTCCGGTTTTGCTCAGTTACTTTCTCTGGAATCTGATATTCAAGTTTCCGCAGAATACAGCTCTGCTGTTGAAGCATTCGATAGACTGAAAAGCGGTGATGTGGATATCTGTATTCTGGATATATCCATGCCGGATAAGAGCGGACTGGAGTTATTACAAGAAGTGTCTGCCTATGTTCGCTGCATAATGCTGAGTGTGCATGATTCTGCAACGGTAATAGATAAAGCCTTGAAATTAGGAGCGAAAGGCTTCCTTAGTAAGCGGTGTAGCCCTGATGAAATGATTCTTGCTGTACGAACTGTGGCAAAGAACAAACAGTATATTCCCTCCGACTTATCTAAGAAGCTCGCAAATAGTGTAAGAAGCGATAACTTCAGAATATTAACCAAAAGAGAACTGGAAGTTGGTGAATTACTGGCTCATGGATTGGATATTAAAAAAATTGCAGAAACATTAGGGTTAAGTCCTAAAACAGTTCATATTCACCGGGCAAACGCAATGAATAAATTAAATGTGACAAATAATGTTGAGCTGGCGAAGTGTTTTGAATCAGAGTGGATATAA
- the uhpT gene encoding hexose-6-phosphate:phosphate antiporter: MELSFLKQVRKPTLDIPLEQRRKMWLAPFLRSYLVVFVSYLVMYLIRKNFNIAQNDMIADYGMSLTQLGTIGLGFSITYGLGKTILNYWADGKNSKNMLPLGLLMSGFCILGFGFVMGDSTGSFYMMIGLYSLSGMFQSIGGSNSYSTITKWTSKNNRGTFLGAWNISHNVGGAAAAGVALFGANYFFDGNVTGMFIFPAIIAILVACIGFYMGNDSPEAYGLGTAEEIFDEQISEEDRLVAEEKMSKMEIFKKYVLFNKVIWLLCFANVFLYVVRIGIDQWSTVYGYEVLGFDKETAISGFTMFETGALIGTCLWGYISDLANGRRGLMACIALIGITMAIGFYQHADTVFTYKASLFVLGFLVFGPQLLIAVAAVGFVPKQGVAVADGIKGTFAYLIGDSFAKIGLGLIADGTPVFGQTGWSGTFTALNTAAVLCLVIMAFVAIAEEKKIRDAKKLTAVASAENGM, from the coding sequence ATGGAACTCTCATTCTTAAAACAAGTTAGAAAACCGACACTGGATATACCACTCGAACAACGGCGGAAAATGTGGCTCGCTCCGTTCCTGAGATCGTATTTGGTTGTATTTGTCAGCTATCTGGTTATGTATCTCATCCGTAAAAACTTTAATATCGCGCAAAACGATATGATTGCCGATTACGGCATGAGCCTGACCCAGTTAGGAACCATCGGCCTTGGTTTCTCCATTACTTACGGCTTAGGTAAAACCATCTTAAACTACTGGGCAGACGGCAAAAACAGCAAAAATATGCTGCCTCTCGGCCTTCTGATGTCCGGCTTCTGTATTCTGGGATTCGGTTTTGTTATGGGCGACAGTACCGGCTCGTTTTACATGATGATTGGTTTGTACTCTCTGTCAGGCATGTTCCAGTCCATCGGCGGTTCCAACAGCTACTCAACCATTACGAAATGGACAAGTAAAAACAACCGGGGAACCTTTCTGGGGGCGTGGAATATCTCTCACAATGTGGGCGGGGCGGCAGCGGCCGGTGTAGCACTGTTTGGTGCTAACTACTTTTTCGATGGCAATGTAACAGGGATGTTTATCTTCCCGGCTATCATCGCCATTTTGGTCGCCTGTATCGGTTTCTACATGGGTAATGACAGCCCGGAAGCATACGGACTGGGTACAGCTGAAGAGATATTTGACGAGCAAATCAGTGAAGAAGATCGCCTTGTAGCCGAAGAGAAAATGAGCAAGATGGAGATCTTTAAAAAATATGTTCTGTTTAACAAGGTTATCTGGTTGCTCTGCTTTGCCAATGTGTTCTTGTATGTTGTCCGTATCGGTATTGATCAATGGTCAACCGTGTATGGCTATGAGGTGCTTGGTTTTGACAAAGAAACCGCCATTTCCGGCTTTACCATGTTCGAAACAGGCGCTTTGATAGGCACATGTTTATGGGGCTATATTTCTGACTTAGCTAACGGAAGACGGGGGCTTATGGCCTGTATCGCCCTGATTGGTATCACTATGGCCATTGGTTTCTACCAACATGCAGATACCGTGTTTACCTATAAAGCATCACTGTTTGTTCTCGGTTTTCTGGTATTCGGACCTCAGCTGTTAATTGCGGTAGCTGCGGTAGGCTTTGTACCTAAACAAGGTGTGGCGGTAGCGGATGGTATTAAAGGAACATTTGCTTACCTGATTGGTGATTCATTCGCCAAAATTGGTTTAGGTCTTATTGCTGACGGAACGCCTGTCTTCGGACAAACCGGCTGGAGCGGTACATTTACCGCATTAAACACCGCCGCAGTTTTGTGTCTGGTTATCATGGCCTTCGTTGCCATTGCAGAAGAGAAGAAAATCAGGGACGCTAAAAAATTAACGGCTGTTGCATCTGCTGAGAATGGTATGTAA
- a CDS encoding GNAT family N-acetyltransferase: MKIKQISLEKALPVRHQVLWPDKPMEFCLVEGDDEGIHLGAEIDGRIVSVASLYIVNGEARLRKFATYAEFQNQGIGTALIQYALNYLNENNVTVFWCDARESAIGFYQRFGMHTEGERFYKSDVSYFKMSLILDRYS; encoded by the coding sequence ATGAAAATAAAACAAATTAGTTTGGAAAAAGCCCTTCCTGTACGTCATCAGGTGTTATGGCCAGATAAACCGATGGAGTTCTGTCTTGTTGAGGGCGATGACGAAGGCATTCATCTAGGGGCAGAAATTGATGGCAGAATCGTTTCTGTGGCGTCGTTGTACATAGTTAATGGTGAAGCACGATTAAGAAAATTTGCCACCTATGCAGAGTTTCAGAATCAAGGTATAGGTACGGCGCTTATCCAATACGCTCTTAACTATCTGAATGAAAATAACGTTACTGTTTTCTGGTGTGACGCCAGAGAGTCAGCCATTGGTTTTTATCAACGCTTCGGAATGCACACAGAAGGAGAGCGGTTTTATAAAAGCGATGTATCTTATTTTAAAATGAGCTTAATTTTAGATCGTTACAGTTGA
- a CDS encoding M20/M25/M40 family metallo-hydrolase has translation MSSENKTELKQAWQKAMPQDQFEFMKKVLASPSPIGFEAAMSYGIIKPEFESFMPEGWGIHQFKGNAGLVFDSHPGRDDLVSVMIVGHADKIRMQVRKIDDNGKVWINTDSFLPTTLIGHEVKVFCQDPENTGKYKVIEGATVEALGAIHFSTPAQRTGEQGIKPESIYLELHTHGEERKKQIEALGLRPGDPILLDRPIKRGVSEDTFYGAYLDNGLGCFSVTEIARLVAKEGLDNVRVLYTIATHEEIGRFGSTQVVGELKPDVLIATDVNHDYEAAPGIGDRKMNPLKMGEGFTIGRGSVSSEYLVQTLENVCKKHDIPYQLDFSGRDMGTDGMAAALAGVDSAAITIGYPIRNMHTSSESAHTGDLLASIHALTELLRHFNAENNGKGISRDDLKNSHIRLDCI, from the coding sequence ATGAGTTCGGAAAACAAAACAGAACTAAAACAAGCATGGCAAAAAGCTATGCCCCAAGATCAATTTGAATTTATGAAGAAGGTGCTGGCTTCCCCTTCTCCAATCGGTTTTGAAGCAGCCATGAGCTACGGCATCATCAAACCTGAGTTTGAATCTTTTATGCCTGAAGGCTGGGGCATTCACCAATTTAAAGGTAATGCAGGACTTGTTTTTGATTCGCATCCGGGTCGTGATGATCTTGTCAGCGTAATGATTGTCGGCCATGCTGATAAAATTCGTATGCAGGTTCGCAAAATCGATGATAACGGTAAAGTATGGATTAATACTGACTCTTTCCTGCCGACTACGCTGATTGGTCACGAAGTTAAAGTCTTCTGTCAGGATCCTGAAAACACAGGCAAGTACAAGGTTATCGAAGGTGCAACCGTTGAAGCTTTGGGTGCTATTCACTTCTCTACTCCGGCACAACGTACCGGTGAGCAGGGCATTAAACCAGAATCTATTTATCTTGAACTGCACACTCATGGTGAAGAGCGTAAAAAGCAGATTGAAGCACTAGGCCTTCGCCCGGGTGACCCTATCCTGCTCGATCGTCCTATTAAGCGTGGCGTATCAGAAGATACTTTCTATGGTGCTTATCTGGACAACGGTCTGGGTTGCTTCTCAGTAACGGAAATCGCCCGCCTTGTTGCTAAAGAAGGTCTGGATAATGTTCGTGTGCTTTACACCATCGCTACCCATGAAGAGATTGGCCGCTTTGGCTCTACTCAGGTTGTTGGTGAGCTTAAGCCTGATGTGTTAATCGCGACTGACGTAAACCACGACTATGAAGCTGCACCGGGTATCGGTGACCGTAAAATGAACCCGCTGAAGATGGGTGAAGGTTTCACCATCGGCCGTGGTTCAGTAAGTTCAGAGTATCTGGTTCAGACGCTGGAAAACGTCTGTAAAAAGCATGACATTCCTTATCAGCTGGATTTCTCCGGTCGTGATATGGGTACAGACGGCATGGCTGCGGCGCTTGCCGGTGTGGATAGTGCTGCCATTACTATCGGCTACCCAATCCGTAATATGCACACTTCATCGGAATCTGCTCACACTGGTGACCTGCTGGCGTCAATCCACGCACTAACTGAACTGCTACGTCACTTCAATGCAGAGAACAACGGCAAAGGCATCAGCCGTGATGACCTTAAAAACAGCCATATCCGTTTAGACTGCATCTAA
- a CDS encoding putative quinol monooxygenase, whose protein sequence is MGKVVLQGFILVADDDLKRVEQELDTHTKLMLQEAGCITFRVINSSENPSRFDVYEEFTDRAAFELHQWRVKASRWGEVTVNVERHYQISEAN, encoded by the coding sequence ATGGGAAAAGTTGTTTTACAAGGCTTTATCTTGGTAGCGGATGATGATCTAAAGCGGGTTGAACAAGAGCTTGATACTCATACTAAGCTAATGCTACAGGAAGCTGGCTGTATTACCTTCCGGGTAATAAATAGTTCTGAGAACCCGAGTAGATTTGATGTTTACGAAGAGTTTACCGACAGAGCAGCATTTGAACTGCATCAGTGGCGGGTGAAAGCCTCTCGCTGGGGAGAAGTCACAGTGAATGTCGAAAGGCACTATCAGATATCTGAGGCAAACTAA
- a CDS encoding LysR family transcriptional regulator: MANWEGVSEFVAVVDTHSFTEAARKLKTSVAQVSRRVSALEERLAVKLLVRTTRKVSVTEAGQTYYQHCRSLVEGLETAELAVTQMQTVPKGLLKITAPVAYGESHIVPLLTEFLQAHPLVDLELKLTNNRVDLIESGMDVAIRLGRLQDSSLIAKRLATRQLYVCATPEYLEKYGIPHTLSELENHNCLVGSSEHWRFRENRTEKAMKVSGRIHCNSGFALLNAASKSLGLVQLPDYYVKQALESGELVEVLSEYRVEREGIWALYPNNRNLSLKMRLVIDFLAERLSDIK; this comes from the coding sequence ATGGCGAATTGGGAAGGTGTCTCAGAATTTGTTGCTGTGGTGGATACACACTCGTTTACCGAAGCAGCGAGGAAGTTAAAAACCTCTGTTGCTCAGGTAAGCCGGCGGGTTTCCGCCCTTGAAGAGAGATTAGCGGTAAAGCTGTTGGTCAGAACCACCAGAAAAGTCTCGGTGACCGAGGCTGGACAAACCTATTATCAGCATTGTCGTAGTCTGGTTGAAGGGCTGGAAACTGCTGAGCTGGCGGTTACTCAGATGCAAACGGTACCAAAAGGGCTACTTAAAATAACAGCACCGGTGGCTTACGGTGAGTCACATATCGTTCCACTGCTTACTGAATTTTTGCAGGCACATCCGCTGGTTGATCTGGAGCTGAAACTCACCAATAACAGGGTAGACCTTATTGAGTCAGGAATGGATGTCGCTATTCGTCTTGGCCGCCTTCAGGATTCAAGCCTGATTGCCAAAAGACTTGCAACCAGACAGCTATATGTTTGCGCTACACCTGAGTATCTTGAGAAGTACGGCATACCCCACACTTTGTCTGAACTGGAGAATCATAACTGTCTGGTTGGTTCTTCTGAACATTGGCGTTTCAGGGAAAACCGGACAGAAAAAGCGATGAAAGTATCAGGGCGTATTCACTGTAACTCAGGATTTGCCTTGCTGAATGCGGCAAGTAAAAGTCTGGGTCTGGTTCAGTTGCCGGATTATTATGTTAAACAGGCTCTGGAAAGCGGAGAACTGGTAGAAGTGCTTAGTGAATACCGCGTTGAAAGAGAAGGGATCTGGGCACTGTATCCAAATAACCGAAACTTATCGCTTAAGATGCGGTTGGTGATTGATTTCCTGGCCGAGAGGCTAAGCGATATAAAATAA
- a CDS encoding S-(hydroxymethyl)glutathione dehydrogenase/class III alcohol dehydrogenase yields MALDIKPGQEFIKSKAAVAWKVGEPLKMEEVDVQLPKKGEVLVRIVATGVCHTDAFTLSGDDPEGIFPSILGHEGGGIVEMVGEGVTSVEVGDHVIPLYTAECGECKFCKSGKTNLCQAVRETQGKGLMPDGTTRFYKDGQPIYHYMGCSTFSEYTVLPEISLAKVNKEAPLEEVCLLGCGVTTGMGAVLNTAKVQEGDTVAVFGLGGIGLSAIIGARMAGASRIIGIDINESKFELAQQLGATDVINPQKFDKPIQEVIVEMTDGGVDYSFECIGNVNVMRQALECCHKGWGESVIIGVAGAGQEISTRPFQLVTGRVWRGSAFGGVKGRSELPEIVERYMAGEFGLQEFITHTMGLKGINEAFDLMHEGKSIRSVIHMDK; encoded by the coding sequence ATGGCATTAGATATCAAACCCGGTCAAGAGTTTATTAAGTCAAAAGCAGCTGTCGCATGGAAAGTGGGCGAACCACTAAAAATGGAAGAAGTTGATGTACAACTGCCTAAAAAAGGGGAAGTTCTGGTTCGCATCGTCGCAACAGGAGTTTGCCATACCGATGCATTCACCCTGTCCGGTGACGATCCTGAAGGTATTTTCCCTTCAATTCTGGGTCACGAAGGTGGCGGTATTGTTGAAATGGTAGGTGAAGGTGTCACCAGCGTTGAAGTCGGTGACCACGTTATCCCGCTGTATACAGCTGAATGTGGCGAGTGTAAGTTCTGTAAATCAGGCAAAACTAACCTGTGCCAAGCTGTTCGTGAAACTCAGGGTAAAGGCCTGATGCCGGATGGTACGACTCGCTTCTATAAAGATGGTCAGCCAATTTATCACTATATGGGTTGCTCTACCTTCTCTGAATATACTGTTCTGCCTGAAATTTCTCTGGCGAAAGTAAACAAAGAAGCCCCTCTTGAAGAAGTGTGTCTGCTTGGTTGTGGTGTAACAACTGGTATGGGCGCAGTATTGAACACTGCAAAAGTACAGGAAGGCGATACAGTAGCGGTATTTGGTCTGGGTGGTATCGGACTCTCTGCCATTATCGGTGCACGTATGGCAGGTGCCAGCAGAATCATAGGTATCGATATCAATGAAAGCAAGTTTGAGCTGGCTCAGCAACTTGGTGCTACTGATGTAATAAACCCTCAGAAGTTCGATAAGCCTATTCAGGAAGTTATCGTTGAAATGACGGACGGTGGTGTTGATTACTCATTCGAGTGTATCGGTAACGTAAATGTAATGCGTCAGGCACTTGAATGTTGTCATAAAGGCTGGGGCGAATCTGTCATTATCGGTGTAGCCGGTGCCGGTCAGGAAATCTCAACCCGCCCGTTTCAGTTAGTAACTGGCCGCGTATGGCGTGGTAGTGCATTCGGTGGAGTTAAAGGCCGCTCTGAGTTACCTGAGATTGTAGAACGTTACATGGCAGGTGAGTTTGGCTTGCAAGAGTTCATTACTCACACCATGGGTCTGAAAGGCATCAACGAAGCATTTGACTTGATGCACGAAGGTAAGAGCATCCGCTCTGTTATTCATATGGATAAGTAA